Proteins from a genomic interval of Cheilinus undulatus linkage group 15, ASM1832078v1, whole genome shotgun sequence:
- the cobll1b gene encoding cordon-bleu protein-like 1b isoform X6, translating to MEVDNCVENHLHSCPRDFVKPISFVMDDQGSQPHPRSSDLRVSTKSKAPSPPGLKKLDSPGFSQWYPGNPHLTMEQKENLIDKELSLVVVLPGGIEKMTTVHGSKPLMDLLVTLCAKYHLNPSSHTLELVTSNRKNTKLKPNALIGTLDAEKILLKPKGEDKNKKTVPQMPEATVRMVINYKKTQKTILRVNPRVPLSDHLPAICEKCEFDVETTVLLRDVHSLAPLDMSHSLNDYAIREVYARDTKAPASPVYPASPTRTVTPGKNKNQKEEENKGLFSMFRRSRKKSYQATTVSAPASPVLVSKPRPLSMALPSSTSSMVGDTPKKRRAPQPPLLVSQSCPSDISTRRRLYSEPNAQLDHDQMLGLSRGSSAESSLKRTKRKAPPPPTSPSAITQEKVSLEENLAGAAASNTLEEIMEQEESTASVKSATASETQGEDGSLNMSADVSLHSPSPDTETLSTTPTEGHGDDQTRDLSSDGNQLQSTVNDAAAVSEERTDDSTDMSEHADSGSTSCQVENASQQPVCEEPTPETVVECSSAPSSPPPPVTQDAEAQASAQANTETLGALTDGVESPTASAALRPAGEDAQVQTDFTPLPDPPAQEVSPSVAGASGKKDMATLTEELDLKPAESITSETMPCQDLPPIKSPSLYTTNSEPKPKPSNELTRDYIPKVGMTTYTIVPQKSVEKLRYFEVALTLEARPAAPDEEADISSLKLQEDAALKAEKEEQSEDLKTSTTAIQDTVNGGIPESIQPSSPSSLQKVDGNISSPCGSASKAGSPTEVKEIKIPPATKPKPSSFRLAQHKKIPGYYVTSAVEKSLTSSPERAKLPPPPSPPPVQRQETTGVQLSPKVEEKTAAFPQITRQTSLSCKEPNSGLSLEKLRSFAAPRPYTPTTPSRFAQAVSSAVKRSQSLIHGQKSPRSPLSSPSFSPVTSPSAVMESKGFSKLKDDESKEPDADKDSSLQGVEEQPQPFSGIVQMEGEGSP from the exons GGTGTCGACCAAAAGCAAAGCACCATCCCCGCCTGGACTAAAGAAGTTGGATTCCCCAGGTTTCTCCCAGTGGTACCCAGGAAACCCTCATCTGACCATGGAACAGAAGGAGAACCTGATTGATAAAGAGCTTTCCCTGGTTGTGGTTCTGCCTGGAGGAATAGAAAAGATGACCACAGTCCATGGAAG CAAACCCCTCATGGATCTTTTAGTAACACTTTGTGCAAAGTATCACCTGAACCCATCGAGCCACACTTTAGAACTGGTCACCTCCAACAGAAAGAACACCAAACTCAAGCCCAACGCCCTCATAGGAACTCTGGATGCCGAGAAGATCCTACTCAAACCTAAAGGGGAGGATAAGAATAAGAAGACAGTTCCTCAAATGCCTGAG GCCACTGTGCGGATGGTGATAAACTACAAAAAGACCCAGAAGACGATCCTGAGAGTGAATCCCAGAGTCCCCCTGTCTGATCACTTGCCAGCCATTTGTGAGAAATGTGAATTTGACGTTGAGACGACAGTTCTGCTGAGAGACGTCCACTCACTGGCCCCTTTGGATATGTCCCACTCTCTGAATGATTATGCAATAAGGGAGGTTTATGCAAGGGACACAAAAG CACCGGCTTCTCCTGTGTATCCGGCCTCCCCAACTCGTACAG TCACaccaggaaaaaataaaaaccagaaagaagaagaaaacaaaggccTCTTCAGCATGTTTAGAAGAAGCAGGAAAAAGTCGTACCAG GCAACGACAGTCAGTGCCCCGGCTTCTCCTGTGTTGGTGAGCAAACCTCGACCTCTCAGCATGGCCCTACCCAGCTCCACTTCATCCATGGTTGGTGACACACCAAAGAAGAGGCGTGCACCACAGCCCCCTTTACTCGTGTCGCAGAGCTGCCCCTCGGACATCAGCACCCGACGAAGGCTCTACTCAGAGCCTAACGCACAGCTGGACCACGACCAG ATGCTGGGTTTGAGTCGGGGGTCGTCAGCAGAGTCGTCACTGAAGAGGACCAAACGAAAAGCTCCTCCGCCGCCAACGTCTCCGAGCGCCATTACCCAAGAAAAAGTTTCCCTGGAGGAGAACTTGGCag GGGCTGCAGCTTCAAACACACTGGAGGAGATCATGGAGCAAGAGGAGTCCACTGCTTCTGTAAAGTCTGCAACTGCTAGTGAAACCCAGGGAGAGGACGGCAGCCTCAACATGTCCGCAGATGTGTCTTTACATTCCCCGTCCccagacactgagacactgagcaCGACGCCCACTGAGGGCCATGGGGACGATCAGACTCGTGATCTGTCCTCAGATGGCAA TCAACTGCAGAGCACAGTGAATGATGCTGCAGCTGTGAGTGAAGAAAGGACCGACGACAGCACAGACATGTCTGAACATGCTGATTCAG GTAGCACTTCATGTCAGGTTGAAAATGCAAGCCAACAGCCTGTCTGTGAGGAGCCTACACCTGAGACTGTTGTTGAGTGCAGTTCTGCACCcagcagccctcctccacctgtCACGCAGGATGCAGAAGCACAGGCGTCTGCTCAGGCAAACACTGAAACCCTCGGGGCGCTGACTGACGGCGTGGAAAGTCCGACAGCGTCTGCTGCATTACGCCCTGCAGGAGAGGACGCTCAAGTGCAAACAGATTTCACACCATTACCTGATCCTCCGGCACAAGAAGTTTCTCCCTCCGTTGCCGGAGCATCAGGGAAGAAAGACATGGCCACTTTGACGGAGGAACTAGACCTCAAACCTGCAGAATCCATCACCTCTGAGACCATGCCATGCCAAGACTTGCCACCTATAAAATCCCCCTCTCTTTACACCACGAACTCTGAGCCAAAGCCCAAGCCTTCCAACGAGCTGACGAGGGACTACATCCCCAAAGTGGGGATGACCACGTATACTATTGTGCCTCAGAAATCTGTGGAGAAACTTCGATATTTTGAGGTTGCACTGACACTGGAGGCGCGCCCTGCTGCTCCAGACGAAGAAGCTGATATCAGCTCTCTGAAACTACAGGAGGATGCGGCTCTGAAGGCAGAGAAGGAGGAACAAAGTGAGGATTTAAAGACTAGCACTACTGCTATACAAGACACTGTTAATGGAGGTATACCTGAATCCATTCAGCCTTCATCACCATCCAGTTTACAGAAAGTAGATGGTAACATCTCGTCCCCGTGTGGTTCAGCATCTAAAGCCGGTTCACCCACAGAGGTCAAGGAGATTAAAATTCCACCTGCAACTAAACCCAAGCCTAGTTCTTTCCGCTTGGCACAGCACAAAAAAATACCTGGGTATTACGTAACTTCAGCGGTGGAAAAGAGCCTCACTTCCAGTCCAGAGAGAGCAAAGTTACCTCCGCCTCCTTCCCCACCTCCTGTGCAGAGACAAGAAACGACAGGCGTCCAGCTGAGCCctaaagtggaagaaaagactGCTGCTTTCCCACAAATAACAAGGCAAACTAGCCTGTCATGTAAAGAGCCAAACTCTGGTTTAAGCTTGGAAAAATTGAGGAGTTTCGCAGCGCCTCGGCCCTACACTCCCACAACCCCATCCCGCTTTGCCCAGGCTGTGTCCTCGGCTGTGAAGAGAAGCCAGTCTTTAATCCACGGGCAAAAATCGCCTCGCTCTCCTCTTTCTTCACCATCTTTCTCCCCAGTCACAAGTCCCTCAGCTGTAATGGAGTCAAAAGGATTCTCTAAGCTTAAG GATGATGAAAGTAAAGAGCCGGATGCTGACAAAGACTCATCTCTGCAGGGAGTAGAAGAGCAGCCACAACCTTTTAGTGGGATTGTTCAAATGGAAGGAGAGGGCAGTCCATAG
- the cobll1b gene encoding cordon-bleu protein-like 1b isoform X5 translates to MEQKENLIDKELSLVVVLPGGIEKMTTVHGSKPLMDLLVTLCAKYHLNPSSHTLELVTSNRKNTKLKPNALIGTLDAEKILLKPKGEDKNKKTVPQMPEATVRMVINYKKTQKTILRVNPRVPLSDHLPAICEKCEFDVETTVLLRDVHSLAPLDMSHSLNDYAIREVYARDTKAPASPVYPASPTRTVTPGKNKNQKEEENKGLFSMFRRSRKKSYQATTVSAPASPVLVSKPRPLSMALPSSTSSMVGDTPKKRRAPQPPLLVSQSCPSDISTRRRLYSEPNAQLDHDQMLGLSRGSSAESSLKRTKRKAPPPPTSPSAITQEKVSLEENLAGAAASNTLEEIMEQEESTASVKSATASETQGEDGSLNMSADVSLHSPSPDTETLSTTPTEGHGDDQTRDLSSDGKYELHQLQSTVNDAAAVSEERTDDSTDMSEHADSGSTSCQVENASQQPVCEEPTPETVVECSSAPSSPPPPVTQDAEAQASAQANTETLGALTDGVESPTASAALRPAGEDAQVQTDFTPLPDPPAQEVSPSVAGASGKKDMATLTEELDLKPAESITSETMPCQDLPPIKSPSLYTTNSEPKPKPSNELTRDYIPKVGMTTYTIVPQKSVEKLRYFEVALTLEARPAAPDEEADISSLKLQEDAALKAEKEEQSEDLKTSTTAIQDTVNGGIPESIQPSSPSSLQKVDGNISSPCGSASKAGSPTEVKEIKIPPATKPKPSSFRLAQHKKIPGYYVTSAVEKSLTSSPERAKLPPPPSPPPVQRQETTGVQLSPKVEEKTAAFPQITRQTSLSCKEPNSGLSLEKLRSFAAPRPYTPTTPSRFAQAVSSAVKRSQSLIHGQKSPRSPLSSPSFSPVTSPSAVMESKGFSKLKDDESKEPDADKDSSLQGVEEQPQPFSGIVQMEGEGSP, encoded by the exons ATGGAACAGAAGGAGAACCTGATTGATAAAGAGCTTTCCCTGGTTGTGGTTCTGCCTGGAGGAATAGAAAAGATGACCACAGTCCATGGAAG CAAACCCCTCATGGATCTTTTAGTAACACTTTGTGCAAAGTATCACCTGAACCCATCGAGCCACACTTTAGAACTGGTCACCTCCAACAGAAAGAACACCAAACTCAAGCCCAACGCCCTCATAGGAACTCTGGATGCCGAGAAGATCCTACTCAAACCTAAAGGGGAGGATAAGAATAAGAAGACAGTTCCTCAAATGCCTGAG GCCACTGTGCGGATGGTGATAAACTACAAAAAGACCCAGAAGACGATCCTGAGAGTGAATCCCAGAGTCCCCCTGTCTGATCACTTGCCAGCCATTTGTGAGAAATGTGAATTTGACGTTGAGACGACAGTTCTGCTGAGAGACGTCCACTCACTGGCCCCTTTGGATATGTCCCACTCTCTGAATGATTATGCAATAAGGGAGGTTTATGCAAGGGACACAAAAG CACCGGCTTCTCCTGTGTATCCGGCCTCCCCAACTCGTACAG TCACaccaggaaaaaataaaaaccagaaagaagaagaaaacaaaggccTCTTCAGCATGTTTAGAAGAAGCAGGAAAAAGTCGTACCAG GCAACGACAGTCAGTGCCCCGGCTTCTCCTGTGTTGGTGAGCAAACCTCGACCTCTCAGCATGGCCCTACCCAGCTCCACTTCATCCATGGTTGGTGACACACCAAAGAAGAGGCGTGCACCACAGCCCCCTTTACTCGTGTCGCAGAGCTGCCCCTCGGACATCAGCACCCGACGAAGGCTCTACTCAGAGCCTAACGCACAGCTGGACCACGACCAG ATGCTGGGTTTGAGTCGGGGGTCGTCAGCAGAGTCGTCACTGAAGAGGACCAAACGAAAAGCTCCTCCGCCGCCAACGTCTCCGAGCGCCATTACCCAAGAAAAAGTTTCCCTGGAGGAGAACTTGGCag GGGCTGCAGCTTCAAACACACTGGAGGAGATCATGGAGCAAGAGGAGTCCACTGCTTCTGTAAAGTCTGCAACTGCTAGTGAAACCCAGGGAGAGGACGGCAGCCTCAACATGTCCGCAGATGTGTCTTTACATTCCCCGTCCccagacactgagacactgagcaCGACGCCCACTGAGGGCCATGGGGACGATCAGACTCGTGATCTGTCCTCAGATGGCAAGTACGAACTTCA TCAACTGCAGAGCACAGTGAATGATGCTGCAGCTGTGAGTGAAGAAAGGACCGACGACAGCACAGACATGTCTGAACATGCTGATTCAG GTAGCACTTCATGTCAGGTTGAAAATGCAAGCCAACAGCCTGTCTGTGAGGAGCCTACACCTGAGACTGTTGTTGAGTGCAGTTCTGCACCcagcagccctcctccacctgtCACGCAGGATGCAGAAGCACAGGCGTCTGCTCAGGCAAACACTGAAACCCTCGGGGCGCTGACTGACGGCGTGGAAAGTCCGACAGCGTCTGCTGCATTACGCCCTGCAGGAGAGGACGCTCAAGTGCAAACAGATTTCACACCATTACCTGATCCTCCGGCACAAGAAGTTTCTCCCTCCGTTGCCGGAGCATCAGGGAAGAAAGACATGGCCACTTTGACGGAGGAACTAGACCTCAAACCTGCAGAATCCATCACCTCTGAGACCATGCCATGCCAAGACTTGCCACCTATAAAATCCCCCTCTCTTTACACCACGAACTCTGAGCCAAAGCCCAAGCCTTCCAACGAGCTGACGAGGGACTACATCCCCAAAGTGGGGATGACCACGTATACTATTGTGCCTCAGAAATCTGTGGAGAAACTTCGATATTTTGAGGTTGCACTGACACTGGAGGCGCGCCCTGCTGCTCCAGACGAAGAAGCTGATATCAGCTCTCTGAAACTACAGGAGGATGCGGCTCTGAAGGCAGAGAAGGAGGAACAAAGTGAGGATTTAAAGACTAGCACTACTGCTATACAAGACACTGTTAATGGAGGTATACCTGAATCCATTCAGCCTTCATCACCATCCAGTTTACAGAAAGTAGATGGTAACATCTCGTCCCCGTGTGGTTCAGCATCTAAAGCCGGTTCACCCACAGAGGTCAAGGAGATTAAAATTCCACCTGCAACTAAACCCAAGCCTAGTTCTTTCCGCTTGGCACAGCACAAAAAAATACCTGGGTATTACGTAACTTCAGCGGTGGAAAAGAGCCTCACTTCCAGTCCAGAGAGAGCAAAGTTACCTCCGCCTCCTTCCCCACCTCCTGTGCAGAGACAAGAAACGACAGGCGTCCAGCTGAGCCctaaagtggaagaaaagactGCTGCTTTCCCACAAATAACAAGGCAAACTAGCCTGTCATGTAAAGAGCCAAACTCTGGTTTAAGCTTGGAAAAATTGAGGAGTTTCGCAGCGCCTCGGCCCTACACTCCCACAACCCCATCCCGCTTTGCCCAGGCTGTGTCCTCGGCTGTGAAGAGAAGCCAGTCTTTAATCCACGGGCAAAAATCGCCTCGCTCTCCTCTTTCTTCACCATCTTTCTCCCCAGTCACAAGTCCCTCAGCTGTAATGGAGTCAAAAGGATTCTCTAAGCTTAAG GATGATGAAAGTAAAGAGCCGGATGCTGACAAAGACTCATCTCTGCAGGGAGTAGAAGAGCAGCCACAACCTTTTAGTGGGATTGTTCAAATGGAAGGAGAGGGCAGTCCATAG
- the cobll1b gene encoding cordon-bleu protein-like 1b isoform X4 — MEVDNCVENHLHSWVSTKSKAPSPPGLKKLDSPGFSQWYPGNPHLTMEQKENLIDKELSLVVVLPGGIEKMTTVHGSKPLMDLLVTLCAKYHLNPSSHTLELVTSNRKNTKLKPNALIGTLDAEKILLKPKGEDKNKKTVPQMPEATVRMVINYKKTQKTILRVNPRVPLSDHLPAICEKCEFDVETTVLLRDVHSLAPLDMSHSLNDYAIREVYARDTKAPASPVYPASPTRTVTPGKNKNQKEEENKGLFSMFRRSRKKSYQATTVSAPASPVLVSKPRPLSMALPSSTSSMVGDTPKKRRAPQPPLLVSQSCPSDISTRRRLYSEPNAQLDHDQMLGLSRGSSAESSLKRTKRKAPPPPTSPSAITQEKVSLEENLAGAAASNTLEEIMEQEESTASVKSATASETQGEDGSLNMSADVSLHSPSPDTETLSTTPTEGHGDDQTRDLSSDGKYELHQLQSTVNDAAAVSEERTDDSTDMSEHADSGSTSCQVENASQQPVCEEPTPETVVECSSAPSSPPPPVTQDAEAQASAQANTETLGALTDGVESPTASAALRPAGEDAQVQTDFTPLPDPPAQEVSPSVAGASGKKDMATLTEELDLKPAESITSETMPCQDLPPIKSPSLYTTNSEPKPKPSNELTRDYIPKVGMTTYTIVPQKSVEKLRYFEVALTLEARPAAPDEEADISSLKLQEDAALKAEKEEQSEDLKTSTTAIQDTVNGGIPESIQPSSPSSLQKVDGNISSPCGSASKAGSPTEVKEIKIPPATKPKPSSFRLAQHKKIPGYYVTSAVEKSLTSSPERAKLPPPPSPPPVQRQETTGVQLSPKVEEKTAAFPQITRQTSLSCKEPNSGLSLEKLRSFAAPRPYTPTTPSRFAQAVSSAVKRSQSLIHGQKSPRSPLSSPSFSPVTSPSAVMESKGFSKLKDDESKEPDADKDSSLQGVEEQPQPFSGIVQMEGEGSP; from the exons GGTGTCGACCAAAAGCAAAGCACCATCCCCGCCTGGACTAAAGAAGTTGGATTCCCCAGGTTTCTCCCAGTGGTACCCAGGAAACCCTCATCTGACCATGGAACAGAAGGAGAACCTGATTGATAAAGAGCTTTCCCTGGTTGTGGTTCTGCCTGGAGGAATAGAAAAGATGACCACAGTCCATGGAAG CAAACCCCTCATGGATCTTTTAGTAACACTTTGTGCAAAGTATCACCTGAACCCATCGAGCCACACTTTAGAACTGGTCACCTCCAACAGAAAGAACACCAAACTCAAGCCCAACGCCCTCATAGGAACTCTGGATGCCGAGAAGATCCTACTCAAACCTAAAGGGGAGGATAAGAATAAGAAGACAGTTCCTCAAATGCCTGAG GCCACTGTGCGGATGGTGATAAACTACAAAAAGACCCAGAAGACGATCCTGAGAGTGAATCCCAGAGTCCCCCTGTCTGATCACTTGCCAGCCATTTGTGAGAAATGTGAATTTGACGTTGAGACGACAGTTCTGCTGAGAGACGTCCACTCACTGGCCCCTTTGGATATGTCCCACTCTCTGAATGATTATGCAATAAGGGAGGTTTATGCAAGGGACACAAAAG CACCGGCTTCTCCTGTGTATCCGGCCTCCCCAACTCGTACAG TCACaccaggaaaaaataaaaaccagaaagaagaagaaaacaaaggccTCTTCAGCATGTTTAGAAGAAGCAGGAAAAAGTCGTACCAG GCAACGACAGTCAGTGCCCCGGCTTCTCCTGTGTTGGTGAGCAAACCTCGACCTCTCAGCATGGCCCTACCCAGCTCCACTTCATCCATGGTTGGTGACACACCAAAGAAGAGGCGTGCACCACAGCCCCCTTTACTCGTGTCGCAGAGCTGCCCCTCGGACATCAGCACCCGACGAAGGCTCTACTCAGAGCCTAACGCACAGCTGGACCACGACCAG ATGCTGGGTTTGAGTCGGGGGTCGTCAGCAGAGTCGTCACTGAAGAGGACCAAACGAAAAGCTCCTCCGCCGCCAACGTCTCCGAGCGCCATTACCCAAGAAAAAGTTTCCCTGGAGGAGAACTTGGCag GGGCTGCAGCTTCAAACACACTGGAGGAGATCATGGAGCAAGAGGAGTCCACTGCTTCTGTAAAGTCTGCAACTGCTAGTGAAACCCAGGGAGAGGACGGCAGCCTCAACATGTCCGCAGATGTGTCTTTACATTCCCCGTCCccagacactgagacactgagcaCGACGCCCACTGAGGGCCATGGGGACGATCAGACTCGTGATCTGTCCTCAGATGGCAAGTACGAACTTCA TCAACTGCAGAGCACAGTGAATGATGCTGCAGCTGTGAGTGAAGAAAGGACCGACGACAGCACAGACATGTCTGAACATGCTGATTCAG GTAGCACTTCATGTCAGGTTGAAAATGCAAGCCAACAGCCTGTCTGTGAGGAGCCTACACCTGAGACTGTTGTTGAGTGCAGTTCTGCACCcagcagccctcctccacctgtCACGCAGGATGCAGAAGCACAGGCGTCTGCTCAGGCAAACACTGAAACCCTCGGGGCGCTGACTGACGGCGTGGAAAGTCCGACAGCGTCTGCTGCATTACGCCCTGCAGGAGAGGACGCTCAAGTGCAAACAGATTTCACACCATTACCTGATCCTCCGGCACAAGAAGTTTCTCCCTCCGTTGCCGGAGCATCAGGGAAGAAAGACATGGCCACTTTGACGGAGGAACTAGACCTCAAACCTGCAGAATCCATCACCTCTGAGACCATGCCATGCCAAGACTTGCCACCTATAAAATCCCCCTCTCTTTACACCACGAACTCTGAGCCAAAGCCCAAGCCTTCCAACGAGCTGACGAGGGACTACATCCCCAAAGTGGGGATGACCACGTATACTATTGTGCCTCAGAAATCTGTGGAGAAACTTCGATATTTTGAGGTTGCACTGACACTGGAGGCGCGCCCTGCTGCTCCAGACGAAGAAGCTGATATCAGCTCTCTGAAACTACAGGAGGATGCGGCTCTGAAGGCAGAGAAGGAGGAACAAAGTGAGGATTTAAAGACTAGCACTACTGCTATACAAGACACTGTTAATGGAGGTATACCTGAATCCATTCAGCCTTCATCACCATCCAGTTTACAGAAAGTAGATGGTAACATCTCGTCCCCGTGTGGTTCAGCATCTAAAGCCGGTTCACCCACAGAGGTCAAGGAGATTAAAATTCCACCTGCAACTAAACCCAAGCCTAGTTCTTTCCGCTTGGCACAGCACAAAAAAATACCTGGGTATTACGTAACTTCAGCGGTGGAAAAGAGCCTCACTTCCAGTCCAGAGAGAGCAAAGTTACCTCCGCCTCCTTCCCCACCTCCTGTGCAGAGACAAGAAACGACAGGCGTCCAGCTGAGCCctaaagtggaagaaaagactGCTGCTTTCCCACAAATAACAAGGCAAACTAGCCTGTCATGTAAAGAGCCAAACTCTGGTTTAAGCTTGGAAAAATTGAGGAGTTTCGCAGCGCCTCGGCCCTACACTCCCACAACCCCATCCCGCTTTGCCCAGGCTGTGTCCTCGGCTGTGAAGAGAAGCCAGTCTTTAATCCACGGGCAAAAATCGCCTCGCTCTCCTCTTTCTTCACCATCTTTCTCCCCAGTCACAAGTCCCTCAGCTGTAATGGAGTCAAAAGGATTCTCTAAGCTTAAG GATGATGAAAGTAAAGAGCCGGATGCTGACAAAGACTCATCTCTGCAGGGAGTAGAAGAGCAGCCACAACCTTTTAGTGGGATTGTTCAAATGGAAGGAGAGGGCAGTCCATAG